A single region of the Rattus rattus isolate New Zealand chromosome 8, Rrattus_CSIRO_v1, whole genome shotgun sequence genome encodes:
- the C8H11orf88 gene encoding UPF0722 protein C11orf88 homolog — translation METGPRGCPSVRKEPQEICSPGLLVFTGCSEQDANLAKQFWLGASMYPTTESQLVLTRGSSQRLPVARNSKVLVSERNSDKPFPFDHNKEEILFAKVQKAQESEEKANYLQKAKKRDEILQLLRKQREERILKELISLPYKPKAKMPKSEEVLSESDLKDQEEVKALE, via the exons ATGGAAACGGGGCCCAGAGGCTGCCCTAGCGTCAGGAAGGAACCGCAGGAAATCTGCTCCCCTGGATTACTTGTGTTCACTGGCTGCTCTGAGCAGGATGCCAACTTGGCTAAGCAGTTTTGGCTCGGGGCATCCATGTACCCCACTACCGAATCTCAGCTGGTGCTGACCCGAGGCAGCAGTCAGAGGCTACCGGTGGCGCGGAACTCTAAAGTCCTTGTGAGCG AGAGAAATTCTGACAAGCCCTTTCCCTTTGATCACAACA AGGAAGAGATTCTCTTTGCTAAAGTCCAAAAGGCTCAGGAATCTGAAGAGAAAGCAAACTATCTCCAAAAG GCCAAGAAGAGAGATGAGATTCTCCAACttttaaggaaacaaagagaagagaggatcTTG aaagaactGATTTCATTACCTTATAAACCTAAGGCCAAGATGCCCAAATCAGA GGAAGTTTTATCAGAGTCAGACCTGAAGGACCAAGAAGAAGTCAAAGCCTTGGAATGA